A DNA window from Hydrogenothermus marinus contains the following coding sequences:
- a CDS encoding succinate dehydrogenase/fumarate reductase iron-sulfur subunit, protein MNTNLKIKRFDGNKEKIEEYNIDITERTTILEALIYIKENIDPTLSFRAQCRAAICGTCAVKVGEKHLLACKTKIKDLKKEFGEILIEPLSNMPVIKDLVVDHNEFINKLKDIKAWFIPKENFEPVYPEDLKRFEKETDCILCGACYSACPAFESDKEFGGPINFVKVFRFWKDKNDALGDERIVLAEKNHITSCVHCKFCTFICPKEIPVETDITQIEFYGQQKGIIKKKQDFGFGFGFPNF, encoded by the coding sequence ATGAATACTAACTTAAAAATAAAAAGATTTGATGGTAATAAAGAAAAAATAGAAGAATATAATATAGATATAACAGAAAGAACTACAATCTTAGAAGCTTTAATATATATAAAAGAAAATATAGACCCAACTTTATCATTTAGAGCTCAATGTAGAGCAGCAATATGTGGAACATGTGCTGTTAAAGTTGGTGAAAAACATCTGCTCGCTTGCAAAACAAAAATAAAAGATTTAAAAAAAGAATTTGGAGAAATACTAATAGAGCCTCTTTCAAATATGCCTGTAATAAAGGATTTAGTTGTTGATCATAATGAATTTATTAATAAACTTAAAGATATAAAAGCTTGGTTTATTCCAAAAGAAAATTTTGAACCTGTTTATCCTGAAGATCTTAAAAGGTTTGAAAAAGAAACAGATTGTATCTTATGTGGTGCATGCTATAGTGCTTGTCCTGCATTTGAATCAGATAAAGAGTTTGGAGGACCAATAAATTTTGTAAAAGTTTTTAGATTTTGGAAAGATAAAAATGATGCACTTGGAGATGAAAGAATTGTGTTAGCAGAAAAAAATCATATTACAAGCTGTGTCCATTGTAAATTCTGTACTTTTATATGTCCAAAAGAAATTCCGGTGGAAACAGATATTACCCAAATAGAATTTTATGGACAACAAAAAGGTATTATAAAGAAGAAGCAGGATTTTGGATTTGGTTTTGGTTTCCCTAATTTTTAG
- a CDS encoding peroxiredoxin family protein has product MRKFIYILFLIITVINISIAKGLKAPDFQLKSEDGKVINLQDLKGNVVVLIFWATTCGVCQKELPEISFLQEEYKDKPVKFYAIVIDTKDLNEVKKIKDEWGFDIPVLIGNLEVVKDYRIIGTPIIYIIRKDLTIGKIFFGETSLKRLRKYINKFLK; this is encoded by the coding sequence TTGAGAAAGTTCATATATATATTATTTTTAATAATTACTGTTATTAATATTTCTATAGCAAAAGGATTAAAAGCTCCTGATTTTCAACTAAAATCTGAAGATGGTAAAGTTATTAACCTTCAAGATTTGAAAGGAAATGTAGTTGTTTTAATATTTTGGGCTACTACTTGTGGTGTTTGTCAAAAAGAACTTCCAGAAATATCCTTCTTACAAGAAGAGTATAAAGATAAACCTGTAAAGTTTTATGCTATTGTTATAGATACAAAAGACTTAAATGAAGTAAAGAAAATAAAAGATGAATGGGGTTTTGATATTCCTGTGCTAATTGGGAATCTTGAAGTTGTAAAAGATTACAGAATAATAGGTACTCCAATAATATATATTATAAGAAAAGATTTAACAATTGGTAAAATCTTTTTTGGAGAGACTTCTTTGAAAAGATTAAGAAAATATATAAATAAATTTTTAAAGTGA
- a CDS encoding protoglobin domain-containing protein: MESFDQIKKDFDFTPKDEERLKQLKPVMEKYLDEYINELYDFIFRLPKAKQYLKNEEIINRHKKKLKEWYLDLFSGVYDERYFEKLHKVGEVHDSLGVPTHYINASFNFTRRFFIRKINEEFGYSRERNLYVESVGKILDINLDVFTKSYIEEEISRYMEFSRLEKKLIKAAKRFKDFLDLALLVSLIFISFFVIGLLGFDVYKFVIGEVHFEEGIIATLGSLLILWAVVELMGEEIKHLKGGGFALTAFLGVALAAVIRKILIASLSPEDTKKLLAYGIILLIIGIVYYLLNKNVKKGD; encoded by the coding sequence ATGGAAAGCTTTGACCAGATAAAAAAAGATTTTGATTTTACACCTAAGGATGAAGAAAGATTAAAACAATTAAAACCAGTTATGGAAAAATATCTTGATGAATATATAAATGAGCTTTATGATTTTATTTTTAGACTTCCAAAAGCAAAACAATACTTAAAAAACGAAGAAATTATAAACAGACATAAGAAAAAATTAAAAGAATGGTATCTTGATTTATTTAGTGGTGTTTATGATGAGAGATACTTTGAAAAGTTACATAAAGTTGGGGAAGTTCATGATAGTTTAGGAGTGCCAACTCATTATATAAATGCTTCTTTTAACTTTACTAGAAGATTTTTTATAAGAAAAATAAATGAAGAATTTGGCTATTCAAGAGAAAGGAATCTTTATGTTGAATCTGTAGGAAAAATCTTAGATATAAATTTAGATGTTTTTACAAAATCGTATATAGAAGAAGAAATTTCCAGATATATGGAATTTTCCAGACTTGAAAAAAAATTAATAAAAGCAGCAAAAAGATTCAAAGACTTTTTAGATTTAGCATTACTTGTTTCTTTAATATTTATTTCCTTTTTTGTTATTGGATTATTAGGGTTTGATGTTTATAAATTTGTAATTGGTGAAGTTCATTTTGAAGAGGGAATTATTGCAACTCTTGGTAGTTTATTAATTTTATGGGCAGTTGTTGAACTTATGGGAGAAGAGATAAAGCATTTAAAAGGTGGAGGTTTTGCTCTTACTGCATTCTTAGGTGTTGCTCTTGCAGCAGTAATAAGAAAAATACTTATTGCCTCTCTTTCACCAGAAGATACAAAAAAGCTTTTAGCTTATGGAATAATTTTACTTATAATAGGTATTGTTTATTATTTATTAAATAAAAATGTGAAAAAAGGAGATTAA
- a CDS encoding 4a-hydroxytetrahydrobiopterin dehydratase encodes MENKKVLSEEEINNYLKNLENWKKEFKCITGRFYIEDWNTITQFLKHVAKSIEETNHHPDIIFHTATKTITISTTTHSEGGITQADIDLATKINNFFKKE; translated from the coding sequence ATGGAAAACAAAAAAGTTTTATCAGAAGAAGAAATAAATAACTATTTAAAAAATTTAGAAAATTGGAAAAAAGAGTTTAAATGCATTACTGGAAGGTTTTATATAGAAGATTGGAATACAATTACACAGTTTTTAAAGCATGTTGCTAAATCTATAGAAGAGACAAATCATCATCCAGATATAATTTTTCATACTGCAACAAAAACAATAACAATATCTACAACTACCCATAGTGAAGGAGGTATTACTCAAGCTGATATTGACCTTGCAACTAAAATAAATAATTTCTTTAAAAAAGAATAA
- the purN gene encoding phosphoribosylglycinamide formyltransferase has protein sequence MSCNIVVLASGRGSNLRAIIKGIKDGKINGNISLVISNKKDAGALKIAKENGIEAKFYDPAFFASRRGYDIYIAERIRKENPDLVVLAGYMRILSDEFVEAFEGKLLNIHPSLIPAFQGLKAQKQAIEYGARFTGCTVHFVEKELDNGAIIIQAVVPVLPDDTEETLSERILKYEHKIYPQAIKWFCDGRIKKNGRNVIIENAKYGEVPVNPALEDF, from the coding sequence ATGAGCTGTAATATTGTTGTTCTTGCGTCAGGTAGAGGCAGTAATTTAAGGGCTATCATAAAAGGAATAAAAGACGGAAAGATTAACGGAAATATATCTCTTGTAATATCTAATAAAAAAGATGCAGGCGCTTTAAAAATAGCTAAAGAAAATGGAATAGAAGCAAAATTTTATGATCCTGCTTTTTTTGCATCAAGAAGAGGATATGATATTTACATAGCGGAAAGAATAAGAAAAGAAAACCCAGATTTAGTAGTACTTGCTGGATATATGAGAATTTTATCAGATGAGTTTGTAGAAGCATTTGAAGGTAAACTTTTAAATATCCATCCATCATTAATCCCAGCATTTCAAGGATTGAAAGCCCAAAAACAAGCAATTGAGTATGGAGCAAGATTTACAGGTTGTACAGTACATTTTGTTGAAAAAGAACTTGATAATGGAGCAATAATAATTCAAGCAGTAGTTCCTGTTTTACCTGATGATACAGAAGAAACCCTTTCTGAAAGAATTTTAAAATATGAGCATAAAATATATCCGCAAGCTATAAAATGGTTCTGTGATGGAAGAATTAAGAAAAATGGTAGAAATGTTATAATAGAAAATGCAAAATATGGGGAGGTTCCTGTAAATCCTGCATTAGAGGATTTTTAA
- the lpxD gene encoding UDP-3-O-(3-hydroxymyristoyl)glucosamine N-acyltransferase, whose product MRLLKIAEIFNGKLYNFKEDKEITGVSSILSAKEGDISFISEPKLKALAKKTKATAIFVKEPIEDADIVQIVVENPQVAFYKLIDILYPEEEIKPRKAKTAKISKKAKLGENVYIGDYVVIEDNVEIGNNTIIHPFTYIGKNTKIGNDCIIYPRVTIYKDTIIGNRVIIHSGSVIASDGFGYYQEDGKHKKIKHIGKVVIEDDVEIGANVTIDRAMLDETIIKKGTKIDNLTMIAHNVQVGENTILVSQVGIAGSSKIGNNCILAGQVGVADHIKITDNVIITAKSGVGKDILKAGVYGSGINAIEWSRWKKILFYLYRLNELFKKGR is encoded by the coding sequence ATGAGATTATTAAAAATAGCTGAGATTTTTAATGGAAAACTTTATAACTTTAAAGAAGATAAAGAGATAACAGGAGTTTCAAGTATATTATCAGCTAAGGAAGGAGATATATCTTTTATTTCAGAACCAAAATTAAAGGCGTTAGCAAAAAAAACAAAAGCTACTGCAATATTTGTAAAAGAACCTATAGAAGATGCAGATATAGTACAGATAGTTGTAGAAAATCCACAAGTAGCATTTTATAAGTTAATAGATATTTTATATCCAGAAGAAGAGATAAAACCGAGAAAAGCAAAAACTGCAAAAATAAGTAAGAAAGCAAAATTAGGAGAAAATGTTTACATAGGTGATTATGTTGTAATAGAAGATAATGTAGAAATAGGGAATAATACAATTATTCATCCATTCACATACATAGGGAAAAATACTAAAATAGGAAATGACTGCATTATATATCCAAGAGTAACTATATATAAAGATACAATTATTGGAAATAGAGTAATAATACATTCTGGTTCAGTTATAGCTTCAGATGGATTTGGATATTATCAGGAAGACGGAAAGCATAAAAAAATAAAACATATTGGAAAAGTAGTAATAGAAGATGATGTTGAAATAGGAGCAAATGTTACTATAGATAGAGCAATGCTTGATGAAACAATTATAAAAAAAGGAACAAAAATAGATAATCTAACAATGATAGCCCATAATGTTCAAGTAGGAGAAAATACAATATTAGTTTCTCAGGTTGGAATAGCCGGAAGTTCAAAGATAGGAAATAATTGTATTCTTGCAGGTCAAGTAGGAGTAGCAGATCATATAAAAATTACTGATAATGTAATTATAACTGCAAAATCTGGTGTAGGAAAAGATATATTAAAAGCAGGTGTTTATGGTTCTGGAATTAATGCTATAGAATGGTCAAGATGGAAAAAAATACTTTTTTATTTATATAGGCTTAATGAATTATTTAAAAAGGGCAGATAG
- a CDS encoding OmpH family outer membrane protein translates to MKKFLSLFLLLLVITGYSYAQEKLAYVDLIKVMNQSKTGHNLRKEIEDKFNFYKQKIKDMQNQIEEIKKQLESPLLSDKAKSEKQAKIRELERQIRNLTIEAQTKLNKMKQDAEKQLIEKIKLAAKEYTDKNNTDIIFTNGLYGAILYASKKIDITDKIIKLLDKEEK, encoded by the coding sequence ATGAAAAAATTTTTAAGCTTATTTTTATTACTTTTAGTTATTACTGGATATTCCTATGCTCAGGAAAAATTAGCTTATGTGGATCTTATTAAAGTAATGAACCAATCAAAAACAGGACACAATTTAAGAAAAGAGATAGAAGATAAATTTAATTTTTATAAGCAAAAAATAAAAGATATGCAAAATCAGATTGAAGAAATAAAAAAACAGCTTGAAAGTCCACTTTTAAGTGATAAAGCAAAATCTGAAAAACAGGCAAAAATAAGAGAGCTTGAAAGACAGATAAGAAATCTAACAATAGAAGCTCAAACAAAACTAAATAAAATGAAACAAGATGCAGAAAAACAGTTAATAGAAAAAATAAAACTTGCTGCTAAAGAATATACAGATAAAAATAATACAGATATTATTTTCACAAATGGACTTTATGGGGCTATTTTATATGCATCAAAGAAGATAGATATTACAGATAAAATAATTAAACTACTTGATAAGGAAGAGAAATGA
- a CDS encoding AI-2E family transporter gives MNQSSNISNIFFFLSLAFFIGLGYFLFLPFVKIFLLSAFIVIILYPLYKRLNSYIKSDILSSLILSALVLLFIIIPSILIITVFINEFMALYPEILKKISKAQSIEKIFLSLPFVSDIQKYITVNFNTQIDIRSLLKNILSFVSEFLMAESKAIFLNIAFLIFGIVLMLFTIFFLFKDGENFYKWIYKLVPLHEKEKNYIVNSSYQAIQGIVLGSFLTALAQGILSFIGYFFAGISFSLFWAIMTFFASFIPIGGASLVWVPIAIYLLFSKGIITAVLFSLWGTFVISTVDNIIKPIVIGEKANIHPAIMFFSILGGLNLFGFIGIFVAPIIVVILHNLLNIYMERYSIPN, from the coding sequence GTGAATCAGAGTAGTAATATAAGTAATATATTTTTCTTTTTATCCCTTGCCTTTTTTATAGGCTTGGGTTATTTTTTATTTTTACCTTTTGTTAAGATTTTTTTGCTTTCAGCTTTTATTGTTATAATTTTATATCCTCTTTATAAAAGATTAAATTCTTATATAAAATCAGATATTTTATCTTCTCTTATATTATCAGCTTTAGTATTACTTTTTATAATTATTCCTTCTATTTTGATAATTACTGTTTTTATTAATGAATTTATGGCTCTTTATCCAGAGATTTTAAAAAAGATATCAAAAGCACAAAGCATAGAAAAGATATTTTTGAGTCTTCCTTTTGTTTCTGATATTCAAAAATATATAACAGTTAATTTTAATACACAGATAGATATACGGTCTTTGCTTAAGAATATTCTTTCCTTTGTATCTGAGTTTCTTATGGCAGAAAGTAAGGCTATATTTTTAAATATAGCTTTTTTAATTTTTGGAATTGTTTTAATGCTTTTTACAATTTTTTTCTTATTTAAAGATGGAGAAAATTTTTATAAATGGATTTATAAACTTGTACCTTTACATGAAAAAGAAAAAAACTATATTGTAAATTCTTCTTATCAGGCTATACAAGGTATTGTGTTAGGTTCTTTTTTAACAGCTTTAGCACAAGGAATTTTATCTTTTATTGGTTATTTTTTTGCAGGAATATCTTTTAGTTTATTTTGGGCAATAATGACATTTTTTGCATCTTTCATTCCTATAGGTGGTGCTTCTCTTGTTTGGGTTCCTATAGCTATATATCTGCTTTTTTCTAAAGGAATAATAACAGCTGTTTTATTTTCATTATGGGGAACATTTGTTATAAGTACTGTAGATAATATTATTAAACCTATAGTAATTGGAGAAAAAGCAAATATTCATCCAGCTATTATGTTTTTTTCTATTCTTGGAGGTTTAAACTTATTTGGATTTATAGGAATATTTGTAGCTCCTATAATAGTGGTTATTCTTCATAACTTATTAAATATTTATATGGAAAGGTATTCAATACCAAACTAA
- a CDS encoding cytochrome c biogenesis CcdA family protein, with product MFQDITLWTAFIAGLLSFVSPCVLPIVPAYLSYITGVSANISEEQKFNFKAIIPILFFVLGFSTVFILMGASASFIGQFFIEYKKYIAEIGGALVVFFGIHFTGLFLKPNFEKIAIAVGLLFVALYTFGLISLNTFFIFVGIWAIVMALYYFKVHEFLYRQFKVEKSGKASSISSFIVGLTFGAGWSPCIGPILGSILMIAMNEGTVSKGMLLLTFYSVGLGIPFILAGLLWTGFLKMVQRFGRFFEIVEIIGGILLIALGILLATGNIEKISTALT from the coding sequence ATGTTTCAAGATATTACATTATGGACTGCCTTTATAGCAGGACTGCTTAGTTTTGTTTCTCCTTGTGTACTTCCTATTGTTCCTGCTTATCTTTCTTATATTACAGGGGTAAGTGCAAATATCTCTGAAGAACAGAAATTTAATTTTAAAGCTATAATACCTATCTTATTTTTTGTCCTTGGTTTTTCTACAGTATTTATCTTAATGGGTGCTTCTGCATCTTTTATTGGCCAGTTTTTTATTGAGTATAAAAAATATATAGCAGAGATTGGTGGTGCTTTAGTTGTATTTTTTGGTATCCATTTTACAGGTTTATTTTTAAAGCCTAATTTTGAAAAGATAGCTATTGCAGTTGGTCTTTTATTTGTAGCACTTTATACATTTGGTCTTATATCTCTAAATACATTCTTTATATTTGTTGGCATCTGGGCTATTGTTATGGCTCTTTATTATTTTAAAGTTCATGAATTTTTATATAGGCAGTTTAAAGTTGAAAAAAGTGGGAAAGCTTCTAGTATAAGCTCATTTATTGTAGGTTTAACTTTTGGAGCAGGATGGTCTCCATGTATTGGTCCTATACTTGGTTCTATATTAATGATAGCAATGAATGAAGGTACAGTTTCTAAAGGTATGCTTCTACTTACTTTTTATTCTGTAGGCCTTGGAATTCCATTTATACTTGCTGGTCTTTTATGGACAGGATTTTTGAAAATGGTTCAAAGATTTGGAAGATTTTTTGAGATTGTTGAAATTATTGGAGGAATTTTACTTATAGCTCTTGGAATTTTACTTGCTACTGGAAACATAGAAAAAATATCTACTGCTTTAACATAA
- a CDS encoding MGH1-like glycoside hydrolase domain-containing protein: MIYKYLLEEAKKVLDKNWTGSYTVPSIHLYPHQWNWDSAFIAIGYSRYDTDRAIQELVSLFEGQWKNGMLPHIIFNEKNLGKYFPEPDFWQTENLEISPDNKLTSGITQPPIHAFAVLKIYENAKDKEKVKEFIKWIYPKLIKMHKYFYLERNPMDNGLVYIRHPWESGMDNSPMWDVILERIDINKIKVPKFERKDNKIIDSSQRPKDEDYIRYIYLVNLFKKLDYDEEKIYKECPFLVIDPLFNSILNASNLALIELAKIIGEDYGQQQEWYIQTSRAIRDLLFDKDKKIFFPFDLVENKLIKVETAAGFMPLFSKSASDYQAKLIYQYLNSHNFCKLYDNTCFAVPNFDKTKEGFNSKNYWRGPVWININYLLYHGLKNYDFEEYAYHVEKDILELPLRFGFYEYYDSETGIGYGTKDFSWTAALFIDMVYEYEKRKNKRFISKNIENKIFNNSKKDKFLDTKLALQKFNIFFEKLIKNNVEDFVVNYKKISISPEYKILKETVKNFQKFNFNYLDTENKKKAFWINIYNFMVIDFIISLDIKESVMEIDKFFERLHYKIGDYILSLDDILYGILKSNSENPFTGKKQFIDKNPLILKEKDNRVIFTITQGARSSPALSFYNYTDLDKQIDNATKRFIRGSEILIVPEKNSIFISKLFDWHKDIFRKNNDKIKFIAKYINDEKKRDYLIEKKDININYFYFNWALND; this comes from the coding sequence ATGATATATAAATATTTATTAGAAGAAGCAAAGAAAGTTTTAGATAAAAACTGGACAGGTAGTTATACAGTCCCTTCTATACATCTATATCCTCACCAATGGAATTGGGATAGTGCCTTTATTGCTATAGGATATTCAAGATACGATACAGATAGAGCTATTCAAGAGTTAGTTTCTCTTTTTGAAGGTCAATGGAAAAATGGAATGCTTCCTCATATAATTTTTAATGAAAAAAATCTTGGTAAATATTTTCCAGAACCAGATTTTTGGCAAACTGAAAATTTAGAAATATCTCCAGATAATAAATTAACATCAGGAATAACACAGCCTCCTATCCACGCATTTGCTGTATTGAAAATTTATGAAAATGCAAAAGATAAAGAAAAAGTTAAAGAGTTTATAAAATGGATATATCCAAAACTTATTAAAATGCATAAGTATTTCTATCTTGAAAGAAATCCTATGGACAATGGACTTGTTTATATAAGACATCCTTGGGAATCAGGAATGGATAACTCTCCAATGTGGGATGTTATTCTTGAAAGAATAGATATAAATAAAATAAAAGTGCCTAAATTTGAAAGAAAAGATAATAAAATAATAGATTCTTCCCAAAGACCAAAAGATGAAGATTATATAAGATATATATATCTTGTAAACTTATTTAAAAAATTAGATTATGATGAAGAAAAGATATATAAAGAATGTCCATTTTTAGTTATAGATCCTTTATTTAATTCAATACTTAATGCATCAAATCTTGCTTTAATAGAACTTGCTAAAATTATTGGTGAAGATTATGGACAGCAACAAGAATGGTATATTCAAACTTCAAGGGCAATTAGAGATTTATTATTTGATAAAGACAAAAAAATATTTTTTCCATTTGATTTAGTAGAAAATAAATTAATAAAAGTAGAAACAGCTGCAGGATTTATGCCATTATTTTCAAAATCTGCATCTGATTATCAAGCAAAGCTTATTTATCAATATCTTAATTCTCATAATTTTTGTAAACTTTATGATAATACATGTTTTGCAGTTCCTAATTTTGATAAAACAAAGGAAGGTTTTAACAGTAAAAATTACTGGAGAGGTCCTGTTTGGATAAATATTAATTATCTTTTATACCATGGATTAAAAAATTATGATTTTGAAGAGTATGCTTACCATGTTGAAAAAGATATTTTAGAACTTCCACTTAGATTTGGATTTTATGAATATTATGATTCTGAAACAGGTATTGGTTATGGAACAAAGGACTTTTCATGGACAGCAGCTTTATTTATAGATATGGTTTATGAGTATGAAAAAAGAAAAAACAAAAGATTTATTTCTAAAAATATTGAAAATAAAATTTTTAATAATTCTAAAAAAGATAAATTTTTAGATACAAAATTAGCTTTACAAAAATTTAATATATTTTTTGAAAAACTTATAAAAAACAATGTTGAAGATTTTGTTGTTAATTACAAAAAAATAAGTATATCTCCAGAATACAAAATACTAAAAGAAACAGTTAAGAATTTTCAAAAATTTAATTTTAATTATTTAGATACGGAAAATAAGAAAAAAGCTTTTTGGATAAATATTTACAACTTTATGGTTATAGATTTTATTATCTCTTTAGATATTAAAGAATCAGTTATGGAAATAGATAAATTTTTTGAAAGACTACATTATAAAATTGGAGATTATATCCTATCCTTAGATGATATTCTTTATGGAATTTTAAAATCAAACTCTGAAAATCCATTTACAGGAAAGAAACAGTTTATAGATAAAAATCCATTAATTCTCAAGGAAAAAGATAATAGAGTAATATTTACCATAACTCAAGGAGCAAGAAGTTCACCTGCTTTAAGTTTTTATAATTATACAGATTTAGATAAACAGATTGATAATGCAACAAAAAGATTCATAAGAGGTTCAGAAATATTAATAGTTCCTGAAAAAAATAGCATTTTTATATCTAAACTATTTGACTGGCATAAAGATATATTTAGGAAAAATAATGATAAAATAAAGTTTATAGCCAAATATATAAATGATGAGAAAAAAAGAGATTATTTAATAGAAAAAAAAGACATAAATATAAACTACTTTTATTTTAACTGGGCATTAAATGATTAA
- the uvrC gene encoding excinuclease ABC subunit UvrC, whose product MKDVVAYKKLIEKIENAPEKSGVYIFKNKKEYIYIGKAKNLKNRLKNHLQSIKIDYKEQKIFEQSTDLEWLITSSDYEAFVLENELIKQYKPKYNVRLKSGSSYPMLVITDEEYPTVKISRKFGEIKGEYFGPFIPARTARAMKELIHKIFKLRTCETMPKKDMICFDYHLGLCSAPCGNKISEKEYNLDVKSAKAFLSGNVKKIIYELYDRINEYTEKMLFEKAAVVRDQITALENIVRKQQVVGIPEEEADIFYFFNNELYIVIVRGNRILGKDKLKIENIEKSDIPIAIIDYYKKGNFIPKKIVVNINFEDLINLKQWIKQVKNKEVIIDTDIISEIKEFIKRNIENQSLNLDILEKEFKKVFGFNLPKRIDGFDISTLQGNFNVGSCVIWEKGKMNKRKYRRYKIKTVKGVDDYSSMREMLYRRLRKYKEEENPPELLLIDGGKGHLKQGLIVKDALGIKDLRIFSIAKKEEIIYTDDNKQVHLYEYPLLLRLFTTIRDEAHRFAISYNRKLREKEGLKSVLDNVEGIGKKRKEILYRTYKTIDNIALASEKELVQLGIPLRVAQNLKKYLNNS is encoded by the coding sequence ATGAAGGATGTTGTAGCTTATAAAAAATTAATAGAAAAAATAGAAAATGCTCCTGAAAAGTCAGGAGTTTATATATTTAAAAATAAGAAAGAATATATATACATAGGAAAAGCAAAAAATCTAAAAAATAGATTAAAAAATCATCTTCAATCTATAAAAATAGATTATAAAGAACAAAAAATATTTGAGCAGTCTACAGATCTAGAGTGGTTAATAACATCTTCTGATTATGAAGCATTTGTTTTAGAAAATGAGTTAATAAAGCAGTATAAACCAAAATATAATGTAAGACTTAAATCAGGTTCTTCTTATCCTATGCTTGTAATTACAGATGAAGAGTATCCTACAGTTAAAATTAGTCGCAAATTTGGTGAGATAAAAGGAGAGTATTTTGGTCCATTTATTCCTGCAAGAACAGCAAGAGCTATGAAAGAGTTAATCCATAAAATTTTTAAACTTAGAACATGTGAAACTATGCCTAAGAAAGATATGATATGTTTTGATTATCATTTAGGTCTTTGTTCTGCACCATGTGGAAATAAAATATCAGAGAAAGAGTATAACCTTGATGTAAAATCAGCAAAAGCTTTTTTATCAGGAAATGTAAAAAAGATTATATATGAGCTTTATGATCGTATAAATGAATACACAGAAAAAATGCTTTTTGAAAAAGCAGCAGTTGTAAGAGATCAGATTACAGCTCTTGAGAATATAGTAAGAAAGCAACAGGTTGTTGGTATTCCTGAAGAAGAAGCGGATATTTTTTATTTTTTTAATAATGAGCTTTATATTGTAATTGTTAGAGGAAATAGAATCTTAGGAAAAGATAAATTAAAAATAGAAAATATAGAAAAATCAGATATTCCTATAGCAATAATAGATTATTACAAAAAAGGAAACTTTATCCCAAAAAAGATTGTAGTAAATATAAATTTTGAAGATTTAATTAATCTAAAACAATGGATAAAACAAGTTAAAAATAAAGAAGTAATTATAGATACAGATATAATTTCTGAAATTAAAGAGTTTATAAAAAGAAATATAGAAAATCAGTCCCTAAATTTAGATATTTTAGAAAAAGAGTTTAAAAAAGTATTTGGTTTTAATCTTCCAAAAAGAATAGATGGATTTGACATATCTACTTTGCAAGGAAATTTTAACGTTGGTTCTTGTGTTATTTGGGAAAAAGGAAAAATGAATAAAAGAAAGTATAGAAGATATAAAATAAAAACAGTGAAAGGTGTTGATGATTATTCCTCTATGAGAGAAATGCTTTATAGAAGATTAAGAAAATACAAAGAAGAAGAAAATCCTCCAGAACTTCTATTAATAGATGGAGGAAAAGGCCATTTAAAACAAGGATTAATAGTAAAAGATGCTCTTGGAATAAAAGATTTAAGAATCTTTTCAATAGCAAAGAAAGAGGAAATTATATATACAGATGATAACAAACAAGTTCATCTTTATGAATATCCTCTACTTTTAAGACTTTTTACAACTATAAGAGATGAAGCACATAGATTTGCTATAAGCTATAATAGGAAACTAAGAGAAAAAGAAGGTTTAAAATCTGTACTTGATAATGTAGAAGGAATAGGTAAAAAAAGAAAAGAGATTTTATACAGAACTTACAAAACTATTGATAATATTGCTTTGGCATCTGAAAAAGAGCTTGTCCAACTTGGAATACCTTTAAGGGTTGCACAAAACTTAAAAAAGTATTTAAATAATAGTTAA